The Aspergillus luchuensis IFO 4308 DNA, chromosome 4, nearly complete sequence DNA window ATATtatggaagatgttgtccTTCCAGAATCAGCTACCTCATATGGATCAGTCTCGAGACCTCCAGTGAGCCGCATTGACACCACGGTACGGGCGGACTCGACCTCTTCAACTACTACGCCAGGAAGCGCTACCCCTGCCATGGAGCCCAAGTCTGCCCCAGTGGTCAACAGACCTGCCAATTCTATCGCGCCCAGTCCCCGTTCTTTGGCCATGCCCTCCCCTAGCGGACCGGTGCCCAAGAAGTCTGATACTCCGAAGTTGGGGCCCCTAGGCCGAAAGCGGCAGAGCCTCAGCTCGTCTCAGCCTAGCCCTAATTTACGTCCCAAGATAAGCCCCAGCATACAACCATTGGTGCGCGGTGATGGTAAGTGCTTTCTACCCAATCTGCGCCTTCATTACCCGGCAGTCTTTGATCGACTGAAGAGTTGCTCCTGGGCACCTTTTGCGGCGTATCAAGCTAACTAGTGTTGTCTAGGAGGGATTACAAGCGAAACTTCAGCCCTGTACCTTGCGTCAAAGTCGAACTATCAGCATATCCTAGATGGCACTCTTTTGCCTGGCGTCTCCTACCCTGAAACCTTGGCCGAGAACCTGAGCTCAAAGCGGACAAATCATAAACTCGCAGAACAGGGACGGAGGAATCGCATCAACAATGCGCTCAAGGAGATTGAGACCCTTATCCCGGCATCATTCGTTCAGATAAAGCATGCTAAAGAAGCTGCAATGTGCAACGccaagggaggggaaaaagacaaggagaaggagaaggaaaaggaaaaggctgGAAACCAACCTATCAGCAAGGCTAGCACTGTGGAGATGGCTATTGATTATATCAAAGCATTACAACAGGAACTGGAAGAAACAAAGGGCAAATTAGCAGCCGCTGAAGAGCGCCtcggggaaggaaaggggcCGGCAAAGCGTGATGACAAAACAACGAACCCTGAaaatgggaaagaaggaaatgcCGTTGATACGGAATCGGCAGCCACCAGTGTCGAGATAGGTCCCTCTTCATAGGGCTACGATTGAAACCTCGTAGTCGAGTTGATTGCCGAGCTGGACTGGCCCTTGCCTAAAGATCACTATGATGTGATATGTGTTACGAGCGTGGATTTGAGCAAAAGTATAGACCGGTGTTTTACTGGGAAGCGTCGGGTGACGTTACACGTATCTTGATGGCTTTTTATTTCGTGAGTTACGGTGGCTGCTTCTGTCATTTCTGGAAATGTTAATAAAAGGGGTGGTTCTTGTCTCTTTTCGCGCGGGTTAATGAGAAGGGGTTCCGGGTGTAAGCTgcatttttcttctccattgcTATTTCCTGCTCCTTTTCACTTCTTGTACATGACCCtattgcttttcttctgcGCTTTTGGCAGCGTTTCGTTCGTGGTGACAGTAGCTACCTGAGCCTTTCCACGTAAGGTATCCTGTCACGCGGGTGTGTTGCATATACTTCCGGAGATCTTTCAACTTTTTTCTAATGTTACTGTATCTAGACCGCAACTTCTCGGTATTTTCCTGAAATAAGATTGGGTATGGATGTTACTTTGGTATTGATAGTATACATTGACGTAGGCAAAGGCCAGCAAAGGCTTTGGATGCAGACTGCCTATGGCAACCCATCTAGATGTATATAAAATGCCTGTCTGAGACATACGGCATTGATATGTGGAATCGTTCCAAACGTCATATTTCTTGATcatagaaaagaagaaaaggggatGCAATCGATCATTCCAATCAGTAGTCTCGCATGACCGCaaccatctcatccaaccgGGCCACTTCCCCAAGCAACAAGGCCTCTTTAGCCTTCCACTGTTCCAACAGGGTCAACTCAGCCTGAGACAGATAGCGTTCCTCATTGCCCTTTACGTCACTCCGCTCCGTCTTCTCCAGGAACTCCTTGAGTCGGTTCCGCTCGAAGCGCAGGCGTTGCATACACCTAGACATGGCCTTGTACGTGTCCTCCAGAATGCTGCTCCGGATGCGGTCCGGATCGTAGTACCAAAGGTAGATCGTGCGAGAGGGCTGTCGCTGTGCGTCTCGGGGGACTTCTTGCAGATCCACGAATCCACCGGACTGCATGCTAGCGAGGACTTGACGCAGGTCTTTGAAGGGGAGAAGACTGATTTCCTGTAGGCGCTTCTCGTCGAGCTTGCCCTTGGCGTGCAGTACGCGGATCACTCGTAAAGCGACGTCGCCGTAGCGGGCTTCGATCATTCGTTCCAGTTCTAGGTGGCGGAGCTTGCGCGCTAGGTGTCGGAATTCGACGGTCCAGGTGATGAGTCCGGAAAGTAGGCGCTTAGATGTGAGGTTGTAGGGGGGCTGCGAGAGCAGAGAAAGGTGTTGGTCTACCTCGTAGGTGCGGCTGGGGGCTTCTGATCCTTCACGGTCGGTTCCATTGACACTGTCCTCCAAAGGCCGTTTCCCACGTTTGTTGATGGTCTGTGGTATCTCCATGGGACCTATGGAGCCTGCAAGGTCCAAGTGCGGGTCGACTTCTTCTGTCACCGCACTAAGAGCGATGGGGACAGAGTATTGctcgccttcctctccttcgcgCGGTATCTCAGCACTATCTCGGCATTGCTTGGTTTGGTATTCTATGCGTCGTAGGAGGCCCTCGTAGACCTGTGCAGTTACTGGCGATGAGTTCATCTCCGCAAGATCCAAAAACCGTCGGTTCCGAAGAGCAACGTCGAGTTTCTCATAGTTCACGCGGACAACAGTAGCCAACTATATTGAACAAACCCATCAGTCAAgcggatatatatatgagtTTTATGCAGAGTCTCACCTCCATGG harbors:
- the RPC82 gene encoding putative DNA directed RNA polymerase III subunit Rpc82 (BUSCO:EOG092610QT;~COG:K;~EggNog:ENOG410PIIH;~InterPro:IPR013197,IPR036388,IPR036390,IPR008806, IPR039748;~PFAM:PF08221,PF05645;~go_component: GO:0005666 - RNA polymerase III complex [Evidence IEA];~go_function: GO:0003677 - DNA binding [Evidence IEA];~go_function: GO:0003697 - single-stranded DNA binding [Evidence IEA];~go_process: GO:0006351 - transcription, DNA-templated [Evidence IEA]), with the translated sequence MTSQYAAELCALLVEDNFGELFARIFSTLQRYDRLSLPRLKFYSRLSDRQLRHGLSAMIQHHLVYHYTSYDDGVTYYEPNLQAAYYLVRSGKILEFIEERLGKYAATLMETIMYLGHAQVGHLETIPELQPAPPKANGVKQETEGEETEEQMNGDDEHTSEQPALLHPTLKILASHGYIFRVRDAQFQSYADNALDAERAIKSRPDVKQLKGKKLDETVLEGTLTLLKERLDGDLTRGLMHNGLPRGAKRRHGTGSADASNKKARMDYADADEDDDEEEENEWSDDEMGGDTTPMELATVVRVNYEKLDVALRNRRFLDLAEMNSSPVTAQVYEGLLRRIEYQTKQCRDSAEIPREGEEGEQYSVPIALSAVTEEVDPHLDLAGSIGPMEIPQTINKRGKRPLEDSVNGTDREGSEAPSRTYEVDQHLSLLSQPPYNLTSKRLLSGLITWTVEFRHLARKLRHLELERMIEARYGDVALRVIRVLHAKGKLDEKRLQEISLLPFKDLRQVLASMQSGGFVDLQEVPRDAQRQPSRTIYLWYYDPDRIRSSILEDTYKAMSRCMQRLRFERNRLKEFLEKTERSDVKGNEERYLSQAELTLLEQWKAKEALLLGEVARLDEMVAVMRDY